A portion of the Bacillus thuringiensis genome contains these proteins:
- a CDS encoding lysozyme inhibitor LprI family protein, with the protein MKKLSKVMSFCLAASMLVITGCETSEHKVQVNETIEQLDEAPEVTEKEAKKIVRKSVDGIANAFSEMEKANGWSRNNPGDLETAKKGVKGLVSEKFVENQLPKSLATFNRSRETDMLPFPINIEPKMRLTYSQKKDILTIETITPSNDMGNEAEIWEFIFVYKDGKWLIDKWSSHTPSDLKLTKEEASEFLKIRGFKNVDFVKEEHSGDKKYIFKENTRSIAVDAKTSAITYDINEQKQEKVAKENSSQGQETVKEDNVSSQVTSKEEKKITKESSTAAGKTKALNELSALENQETHANVASDNDIVNEIEGNYELWDNKLNEIYSTLKSTMSPDAFQSLKTKQIAWVKEKESKVKAIGTDTNNGTMRRIEASEEKYKMTKARCYELVNGYMN; encoded by the coding sequence ATGAAGAAATTAAGTAAAGTAATGTCATTTTGTTTGGCTGCTAGTATGCTTGTTATAACGGGGTGTGAAACAAGTGAACACAAAGTTCAAGTAAATGAAACGATTGAACAGCTTGATGAAGCGCCAGAAGTGACAGAAAAAGAAGCGAAAAAGATTGTAAGAAAGAGTGTAGATGGAATAGCAAATGCGTTTAGTGAGATGGAAAAAGCAAATGGATGGAGCCGAAATAATCCTGGGGATTTAGAGACAGCTAAAAAAGGAGTTAAGGGATTAGTTTCAGAAAAGTTTGTAGAGAATCAGCTTCCTAAGTCGCTTGCAACATTTAATCGATCTAGAGAGACGGATATGTTACCATTCCCTATTAATATTGAACCAAAAATGAGATTAACGTATTCACAGAAAAAAGATATTTTAACGATTGAAACTATCACACCTTCAAATGATATGGGAAATGAAGCAGAGATATGGGAATTTATTTTCGTTTATAAAGATGGAAAATGGTTAATAGATAAATGGTCATCGCATACACCGAGCGATTTAAAACTTACGAAGGAAGAAGCTAGTGAATTTTTGAAAATTCGAGGCTTTAAGAATGTTGATTTTGTTAAAGAAGAACACAGTGGTGACAAAAAATATATTTTCAAAGAAAATACTAGATCAATTGCTGTAGATGCAAAAACATCGGCTATTACATATGATATAAATGAACAAAAACAGGAAAAGGTAGCGAAAGAAAATAGTAGTCAAGGTCAAGAAACGGTTAAGGAAGATAATGTGAGTTCACAAGTTACTTCTAAAGAAGAGAAAAAAATTACAAAAGAATCTTCAACAGCTGCAGGTAAAACTAAGGCTCTAAATGAATTATCTGCTCTAGAAAATCAAGAAACACATGCAAACGTTGCGTCAGATAATGACATAGTAAATGAAATAGAAGGAAATTATGAACTGTGGGATAATAAACTAAATGAAATTTACAGTACATTAAAAAGTACGATGTCACCTGATGCGTTCCAGTCGTTAAAAACGAAACAAATTGCGTGGGTTAAAGAAAAAGAAAGTAAAGTTAAAGCAATTGGTACTGATACAAATAACGGAACGATGAGGCGTATAGAAGCTTCAGAAGAGAAATACAAGATGACAAAAGCAAGATGTTATGAATTAGTAAATGGGTATATGAACTAG
- a CDS encoding DinB family protein, giving the protein MNFVIDKLEGLHVEFSKLVSMMNYARYTTMQAVESLTIEELDYLYDKEANSIGMLLYHMAAIEFYYQIHTFEDREPTEAELERWLPGIELGDLGREKIKGNAIEFYINTLQEVRSKTIETFQSLSDEWLFKTTDFWYDKPANNYFKWFHVFEDEINHRGQIRLIKKMQKAHAVK; this is encoded by the coding sequence TTGAATTTTGTAATTGATAAATTGGAGGGTTTACATGTAGAATTTTCAAAGCTTGTTTCCATGATGAATTACGCTCGCTATACAACAATGCAAGCAGTGGAAAGTTTAACAATTGAAGAACTTGATTATTTATATGATAAGGAAGCAAATTCAATTGGCATGTTATTGTATCATATGGCTGCTATTGAATTTTACTACCAGATTCATACTTTTGAAGACCGTGAACCAACGGAGGCTGAATTAGAACGCTGGTTACCTGGCATTGAATTAGGCGATCTTGGGCGTGAGAAAATAAAAGGAAACGCTATAGAATTTTATATAAATACATTACAAGAAGTACGTTCCAAAACAATCGAGACTTTTCAATCGTTATCTGATGAATGGTTATTTAAAACGACAGACTTTTGGTATGACAAACCAGCAAATAACTATTTTAAGTGGTTTCACGTTTTTGAAGATGAAATCAATCATCGTGGACAAATTCGTTTAATTAAAAAGATGCAAAAAGCTCATGCAGTAAAATGA
- a CDS encoding calcium-translocating P-type ATPase, SERCA-type translates to MNWYGMRAHEVEERTNTNVKVGLTEKEAEGRVKKFGTNELEEAKRPSALMVFLAQFKDFMVLVLFGATIVSAFLGEYIDSIAIVAIVIINGILGFFQERKAEKSLEALKELAAPQVTVMRNGKWVKAPSKALVLGDIIKFSSGDRIGADVRLVEASSLYIEESALTGESVPVQKKVEALQGQDVAIGDQKNMAFMGTMITRGSGTGVVVATGMNTAMGQIANMLQNAEQMETPLQRRLEQLGKILIIVALILTALVVLAGVYQGNEVYHMFLAGVSLAVAAIPEGLPAIVTVALSLGVQRMIKKRAIVRKLPAVETLGCASVICSDKTGTMTQNKMMVTHMWSGGELWKVTGQGYEPNGSFMKGEKEVNPAKTKALYQLLTFGSLCNNANIIQKKKAYVLDGDPTEGALVAAAMKAGITREALKGKFEVIREFPFDSTRKMMSVIVRDREGKKFIVTKGAPDVLLQMSQTILWGDKQQPLSELYRKEVQAAIHSLGSQALRTIAVAFKPLKITDSIEHERDVEKGFMLVGIQGMIDPPRPEVAQAVKECKEAGIRTVMITGDHKVTAMAIAEQLGVLPPDGRVVEGVELANMDVEELENVVEDTYVFARVSPEHKLKIVKALQNQGHIVAMTGDGVNDAPAIKTADIGIAMGITGTDVAKEASSLVLLDDNFATIKSAIKEGRNIYENIRKFIRYLLASNVGEILVMLFAMLLALPLPMVPIQILWVNLVTDGLPAMALGLDKAEGDVMKRTPRHPKEGVFARGLAWKIISRGFLIGAVTLVAFIIAYNQHPNELKYAQTVAFATLVLAQLIHVFDCRSEHSVFHRNPFGNVYLVGAVIISLLLMLVVIYYPPLQPIFSTMPIQVRDWLLIGGLSSIPTFLLVGSLLTGKKAKKKKPMLYKKGLNLK, encoded by the coding sequence ATGAACTGGTATGGAATGCGGGCACATGAAGTGGAAGAAAGAACGAATACGAATGTAAAGGTTGGACTTACAGAGAAAGAAGCAGAAGGGCGAGTAAAGAAATTTGGTACTAATGAATTAGAAGAAGCAAAAAGGCCTTCTGCACTAATGGTATTTTTAGCACAGTTTAAAGATTTCATGGTACTCGTTTTGTTTGGAGCAACAATTGTTTCTGCGTTTTTAGGTGAATACATTGATTCTATTGCTATTGTTGCCATTGTTATTATCAATGGTATTCTCGGCTTTTTTCAAGAAAGAAAAGCTGAAAAATCATTGGAAGCTTTAAAGGAACTTGCCGCTCCGCAAGTTACTGTAATGCGGAATGGAAAGTGGGTAAAAGCACCATCTAAAGCACTTGTTTTAGGTGATATTATTAAGTTTTCCAGTGGTGATCGTATCGGGGCTGATGTGCGTCTTGTTGAAGCATCAAGTTTATATATTGAAGAGTCTGCTTTGACAGGGGAGTCCGTACCTGTACAAAAAAAGGTCGAAGCATTGCAAGGGCAAGATGTTGCAATTGGTGATCAAAAAAATATGGCTTTTATGGGGACAATGATTACGCGAGGATCTGGTACAGGAGTCGTTGTAGCAACTGGTATGAATACAGCGATGGGGCAAATTGCAAATATGTTGCAAAATGCAGAGCAAATGGAAACACCACTGCAAAGAAGGTTAGAACAGCTCGGAAAAATATTAATTATTGTGGCTCTTATTTTGACAGCACTCGTTGTATTGGCTGGTGTGTATCAAGGGAATGAAGTATATCATATGTTTTTAGCTGGCGTATCGCTAGCTGTTGCGGCTATTCCAGAAGGATTGCCAGCAATTGTTACAGTAGCTTTATCACTTGGTGTACAGCGTATGATAAAGAAGAGAGCAATTGTACGAAAGTTACCAGCCGTAGAAACGTTAGGTTGTGCTTCCGTTATATGTTCTGATAAAACGGGAACAATGACGCAAAACAAAATGATGGTAACACATATGTGGTCAGGCGGAGAATTGTGGAAAGTGACAGGGCAAGGATATGAACCTAATGGCTCTTTTATGAAAGGTGAAAAAGAAGTGAATCCAGCTAAGACAAAAGCACTTTATCAGCTACTTACATTTGGTTCACTATGTAACAATGCAAATATTATTCAAAAGAAAAAGGCGTATGTATTAGATGGAGATCCAACAGAGGGAGCGCTTGTAGCTGCAGCAATGAAAGCTGGGATAACGCGTGAGGCATTGAAAGGGAAATTTGAAGTTATTCGTGAATTTCCATTTGATTCAACTCGAAAAATGATGAGTGTTATTGTACGAGATCGAGAGGGGAAAAAGTTTATTGTTACGAAGGGAGCACCGGATGTTCTTTTACAAATGAGTCAAACGATTTTATGGGGGGATAAGCAACAGCCGTTAAGTGAGCTATATAGAAAAGAAGTACAGGCGGCTATTCATAGCTTAGGTAGTCAAGCGCTTCGAACAATTGCAGTTGCGTTTAAACCTTTAAAAATAACGGATTCTATTGAACATGAAAGAGACGTTGAAAAAGGTTTTATGTTGGTTGGGATACAAGGTATGATTGACCCACCAAGACCAGAAGTGGCGCAGGCGGTAAAAGAGTGTAAAGAAGCTGGTATTCGAACAGTAATGATTACAGGTGATCATAAAGTGACAGCAATGGCGATTGCTGAACAATTAGGAGTTTTGCCACCAGATGGACGCGTTGTTGAAGGAGTAGAACTCGCGAATATGGATGTGGAGGAATTAGAAAATGTTGTAGAAGATACGTATGTATTCGCTCGTGTATCACCTGAACATAAATTAAAAATTGTTAAGGCACTGCAAAATCAAGGGCATATAGTAGCGATGACAGGTGATGGAGTGAACGATGCTCCAGCTATAAAAACAGCGGATATTGGGATAGCGATGGGGATTACAGGGACAGATGTTGCAAAAGAAGCCTCTTCACTTGTTTTACTAGACGATAATTTTGCTACAATTAAGTCAGCGATTAAAGAAGGAAGAAATATATACGAGAACATACGTAAGTTCATCCGATATTTATTAGCATCAAATGTTGGAGAAATTTTAGTTATGTTATTTGCGATGTTACTTGCATTACCACTGCCGATGGTTCCTATTCAAATTTTATGGGTGAACTTAGTTACTGATGGTTTACCAGCGATGGCATTAGGTTTGGATAAGGCTGAAGGAGATGTGATGAAGAGAACGCCGCGCCACCCGAAAGAAGGGGTGTTCGCTAGAGGGCTTGCGTGGAAAATAATAAGTCGAGGTTTTTTAATTGGGGCAGTGACGTTAGTAGCGTTTATTATTGCGTATAACCAACATCCAAATGAACTGAAATATGCACAAACTGTAGCGTTCGCGACGTTGGTACTTGCTCAGCTTATTCATGTATTTGATTGTCGTAGTGAGCATTCTGTCTTTCATCGTAATCCATTTGGGAACGTGTATTTAGTAGGGGCGGTTATCATTTCATTACTACTCATGCTAGTGGTGATATATTATCCACCGTTACAACCGATTTTTAGCACAATGCCGATACAAGTAAGAGATTGGTTATTAATTGGAGGTTTGTCATCAATTCCGACTTTCTTACTAGTAGGTTCTTTATTAACAGGGAAAAAGGCGAAAAAGAAAAAGCCAATGTTATATAAGAAGGGATTAAACTTGAAATAG
- a CDS encoding M24 family metallopeptidase: MNVRITNIQKQLHNYGIDGLLITKKENRQYATNFTGSAGVVLIAAHKAIFITDFRYVDQAKTEIKVAEIIMHKGNLEEEVANQVSKLNIQKLGIEDNNMTLQQFKKLQKYIHTEMVPVCEIIEDIRLIKDTSEIETMKIAATIADEAFHHIVTFLKPGISETDVRDELEFFMRKKGATSSSFQIIVASGVRSSLPHGVASNKIIERGDIVTLDFGALYDGYCSDITRTVAIGEPSEEFKKIYTVVREALKRGTEAIKPGETAKSIDDITRDYITEHGYGQYFGHSTGHGLGLEIHEPLRLSQESKATLQEGMVVTVEPGIYIPNWGGCRIEDDIVITKDGYDVITKSNRELIIIPC; encoded by the coding sequence ATGAATGTAAGAATAACTAACATCCAAAAACAACTACATAATTACGGAATCGACGGGTTACTTATTACAAAAAAAGAAAACCGTCAATACGCAACAAACTTTACAGGTAGCGCAGGCGTTGTCTTAATCGCTGCGCATAAAGCTATTTTCATTACTGATTTCCGTTACGTAGATCAAGCAAAAACGGAAATAAAAGTAGCAGAAATTATTATGCATAAAGGAAATTTAGAAGAAGAAGTTGCAAATCAAGTATCAAAATTAAACATTCAAAAACTTGGTATAGAAGACAATAATATGACTTTGCAACAATTTAAGAAACTACAAAAATATATACATACAGAAATGGTTCCAGTGTGTGAGATCATTGAAGATATTCGACTTATTAAAGACACATCTGAAATAGAAACAATGAAAATCGCAGCTACGATCGCTGACGAAGCATTTCACCATATTGTTACATTTCTAAAGCCTGGAATAAGCGAGACTGACGTTCGAGATGAGTTAGAATTTTTCATGCGAAAAAAAGGGGCTACATCTTCTTCATTCCAAATCATTGTAGCCTCAGGCGTTCGTTCTTCACTTCCCCATGGAGTTGCATCAAATAAAATAATCGAACGAGGCGATATCGTTACATTAGACTTCGGTGCACTTTACGACGGATATTGTTCCGATATAACACGTACTGTAGCAATCGGGGAACCATCAGAAGAATTCAAAAAAATATACACTGTTGTACGCGAAGCATTAAAACGTGGAACGGAAGCAATTAAGCCTGGAGAAACTGCGAAAAGTATCGATGATATAACGAGAGATTACATTACAGAACATGGATACGGTCAATACTTTGGCCACTCTACCGGGCACGGTCTTGGGTTAGAAATACATGAACCACTTCGCCTATCCCAAGAAAGCAAGGCAACTTTACAAGAAGGTATGGTTGTTACAGTTGAGCCGGGCATTTACATACCGAACTGGGGCGGTTGTAGAATCGAAGATGATATTGTCATCACCAAAGATGGTTATGACGTTATTACAAAATCAAATAGAGAACTAATTATAATCCCTTGTTAA
- the pyrE gene encoding orotate phosphoribosyltransferase: MKKEIASHLLEIGAVFLQPNDPFTWSSGMKSPIYCDNRLTLSYPKVRQAIAAGLEELIKEHFPTVEVIAGTATAGIAHAAWVSDRMDLPMCYVRSKAKGHGKGNQIEGKAEKGQKVVVVEDLISTGGSAITCVEALREAGCEVLGIVSIFTYELEAGKEKLEAANVASYSLSDYSALTEVAAEKGMIGQAETKKLQEWRKNPANEAWITA; the protein is encoded by the coding sequence ATGAAAAAAGAAATCGCATCGCATTTATTAGAAATTGGAGCAGTATTTTTACAACCGAATGATCCATTCACATGGTCTTCAGGTATGAAATCACCAATTTATTGTGATAACCGTTTAACTTTATCTTATCCAAAAGTACGTCAAGCGATTGCAGCTGGATTAGAAGAGTTAATTAAAGAGCACTTCCCAACTGTAGAAGTTATTGCAGGAACAGCAACTGCTGGTATTGCGCACGCTGCATGGGTAAGCGATCGTATGGATTTACCAATGTGCTACGTACGTAGTAAAGCAAAAGGACACGGTAAAGGGAACCAGATCGAAGGAAAAGCTGAAAAAGGTCAAAAAGTTGTAGTAGTAGAAGACTTAATTTCAACTGGCGGGAGTGCAATTACATGTGTAGAAGCACTTCGCGAAGCTGGCTGTGAAGTATTAGGAATCGTATCAATCTTCACATACGAGCTAGAAGCAGGAAAAGAAAAGCTAGAAGCAGCTAACGTAGCATCATATTCTTTAAGTGATTACAGTGCATTAACTGAAGTTGCAGCAGAAAAAGGTATGATTGGACAAGCTGAAACGAAAAAATTACAAGAGTGGCGTAAAAATCCAGCTAACGAAGCTTGGATCACAGCGTAA
- a CDS encoding YoqO family protein: MELEEAYVQKIGFWGFIISCSLLIILNLFTNNEWISIIPPFGFVFILLYRWDDMKQHNKKSIGIMIGIIVVCSLFAGVILIEGQKQMEKMSIFQEWMSSANGLYLVIIVVIFLRIVISIASYILKEK, encoded by the coding sequence ATGGAATTAGAGGAGGCGTATGTGCAAAAAATTGGTTTTTGGGGATTTATTATTTCTTGTAGTCTATTAATCATTTTAAATCTATTTACAAACAATGAATGGATAAGTATCATCCCTCCTTTTGGGTTTGTTTTTATACTGTTATACCGATGGGATGACATGAAACAACATAATAAGAAAAGCATTGGAATTATGATAGGTATCATCGTTGTTTGCTCATTGTTCGCAGGGGTTATTTTAATAGAGGGTCAGAAACAAATGGAGAAAATGTCTATTTTTCAAGAATGGATGTCTTCTGCAAACGGTCTTTATCTTGTAATTATAGTTGTTATTTTTCTAAGAATTGTTATAAGTATAGCAAGTTACATATTAAAGGAGAAGTAG
- the pyrF gene encoding orotidine-5'-phosphate decarboxylase, producing the protein MSQSLIVALDFPGKQDVEQFLRHFEGEELFVKVGMELFYKEGPAIITYLKEKGHKIFLDLKLHDIPNTVKSAMHSLASLDVDMVNVHAAGGSSMMKAAIEGLEEGKQEGKERPICIAVTQLTSTSEAMMKKEIGIEKTLEEAVAHYAKLTKESGLDGVVCSTLEVPKLREVCGNEFVTVTPGIRLASDDVNDQVRVATPKRARELGSSYIVVGRSITKAENPLEAYKTVKQQWEGVTV; encoded by the coding sequence ATGTCACAGTCGTTAATCGTTGCACTAGATTTTCCAGGGAAACAAGATGTAGAACAATTCTTGCGCCACTTTGAAGGGGAAGAGTTATTTGTCAAAGTTGGTATGGAGTTATTTTACAAAGAAGGCCCTGCAATTATTACGTACTTAAAAGAAAAAGGACATAAGATTTTTCTAGATTTAAAACTTCATGATATTCCGAATACAGTAAAAAGCGCTATGCATAGCCTAGCTAGTCTAGATGTTGATATGGTAAATGTTCATGCTGCTGGGGGAAGCAGCATGATGAAAGCTGCGATTGAGGGATTAGAGGAAGGTAAGCAAGAAGGAAAAGAGAGACCGATTTGTATTGCAGTTACACAACTAACAAGCACTTCGGAAGCTATGATGAAAAAAGAGATCGGCATTGAGAAGACGTTAGAAGAAGCGGTTGCTCATTATGCAAAACTAACGAAAGAAAGTGGACTTGATGGCGTTGTTTGCTCAACGCTTGAAGTTCCAAAATTACGTGAAGTATGCGGAAATGAATTTGTAACAGTAACACCGGGGATTCGTCTTGCAAGCGATGATGTAAATGACCAGGTGCGCGTAGCAACACCGAAACGTGCGAGGGAACTTGGCTCAAGCTACATCGTAGTTGGACGTAGTATTACAAAAGCAGAAAATCCGCTTGAAGCGTATAAAACAGTAAAACAACAGTGGGAAGGTGTAACAGTATGA
- a CDS encoding HAD family hydrolase: MIFFDIDGTLLDYEAAERNGIIDFFQIYNTIFSGNELEATKVWHELSEEYFKKFLSRELSFQEQQVMRMYHLFKTYGVNLSPKESQHRFNQYIELYKNNWTAFEDVHYTLQNLQQGGHSLGIISNGDYEQQVEKLTALNILKHFKYIFTSSELGISKPDPEIFHRTVLQSNLEMKDCYYIGDRLETDAISSTAAGMQGIWLNRDNSQLKYDIPTICSLHEVLTII, translated from the coding sequence ATGATTTTCTTTGATATTGATGGAACTTTACTTGATTATGAGGCTGCTGAAAGAAATGGTATTATAGATTTTTTTCAAATATATAATACTATTTTTTCAGGCAATGAATTAGAGGCAACGAAAGTCTGGCATGAATTATCAGAAGAATATTTCAAAAAATTTTTATCCAGGGAATTATCTTTTCAAGAACAACAAGTAATGCGAATGTATCATTTATTTAAAACATATGGAGTAAACCTATCACCCAAAGAATCTCAGCATAGATTCAATCAATATATAGAACTATATAAGAACAACTGGACCGCGTTTGAAGATGTACACTATACATTACAGAACTTGCAGCAAGGCGGTCACTCATTAGGTATCATTAGTAATGGTGACTATGAACAACAAGTCGAAAAATTAACTGCCCTAAACATTTTAAAACATTTCAAATATATATTTACTTCTAGTGAACTTGGTATATCGAAACCAGATCCTGAAATTTTTCACAGAACCGTATTACAATCGAACCTTGAAATGAAAGATTGCTATTATATTGGCGATCGATTAGAGACTGATGCGATTAGTAGTACAGCAGCTGGGATGCAAGGGATATGGTTAAATCGAGATAACTCACAACTCAAGTACGATATTCCTACTATCTGTTCTTTACATGAAGTTTTAACAATAATATAA
- a CDS encoding NFACT family protein: protein MAFDGLFTRAITHEIANSLYTGRISKIYQPSKYEILLHIRANGKNQKLILSSHPTYARLHLTNQNYDSPAIPPMFCMLLRKHLEGGFIEKIEQIDLERIIQITVRSRNEIGDESLKTLVIEIMGRHSNIILVDTKTNVILDSLKHISLAVNRHRTVYAGAEYIAPPAQHKINPLQIETNDEFIRPLDFLSGNMDKQLVGTFTGISPLFAKEVVKKAGMVNEKALADAFFSIQKPLLTHTYSPAMTTSNGKEFFYLFPLAHLQGEDKTFSSVSELLDRFFFGKAERDRVKQQAHDLERFMQNEKNKNEKKLIKLEKTLQDAGKADKYQLFGELLTANMYAVKKGDKDIEVVNYYDENGGTVKITLDPLKTPSDNAQRYFQKYQKAKNSVVVVEEQIEKTNEEILYFDSLLQQMEAASSKDIEEIREELAEEGYVRNRKTKNAKKKPTKPVLDKYLASDGTEIFVGKNNKQNDYLTTKFARRDEIWLHTKDIPGSHVVIRSLEPAEETLLEAAKIAAYYSKAKESSSVPVDFTKIRHVKKPSGAKLGFVTYDNQQTVYVTPDADIVMKLKA from the coding sequence ATGGCATTCGATGGATTATTTACAAGAGCAATTACACATGAAATTGCAAATTCTCTTTACACAGGAAGAATTTCCAAAATATATCAACCTTCAAAGTATGAGATTTTATTACATATTCGAGCAAACGGAAAGAACCAAAAACTAATTCTTTCGTCTCACCCTACATATGCGCGTCTGCACTTAACGAATCAAAACTACGATTCACCAGCAATACCGCCAATGTTTTGTATGCTTCTTCGTAAACATTTAGAAGGTGGGTTTATTGAAAAAATTGAACAAATTGACTTAGAACGTATTATTCAAATTACAGTTCGCAGTCGGAATGAAATTGGAGACGAATCATTAAAAACATTAGTAATCGAAATAATGGGCCGACATAGTAACATTATCTTAGTAGATACGAAAACAAACGTTATTTTAGATAGCTTAAAACACATATCTTTAGCGGTAAACCGCCATCGTACTGTATACGCTGGAGCTGAATATATTGCACCACCAGCACAACATAAAATTAACCCACTTCAGATTGAAACAAATGATGAATTTATTAGACCACTAGACTTTCTATCTGGAAACATGGATAAACAGCTTGTCGGCACCTTTACGGGAATATCCCCGTTATTCGCAAAAGAAGTAGTGAAAAAAGCTGGTATGGTAAATGAAAAAGCATTAGCGGATGCATTTTTCTCCATACAAAAACCATTATTAACTCATACATATTCACCAGCGATGACTACTTCAAATGGGAAAGAATTCTTTTATCTTTTCCCTCTTGCACACTTGCAAGGAGAAGATAAGACGTTCTCATCTGTTAGTGAATTGCTAGATCGCTTCTTTTTCGGAAAAGCAGAGCGCGATCGTGTAAAACAACAAGCTCATGATTTAGAACGCTTTATGCAAAATGAAAAAAATAAAAACGAGAAAAAACTCATTAAACTCGAAAAAACACTGCAAGATGCTGGAAAAGCAGATAAATATCAACTATTTGGAGAGCTACTTACAGCTAATATGTACGCTGTGAAAAAAGGGGATAAAGATATTGAAGTCGTTAACTATTACGACGAAAATGGCGGAACTGTAAAGATTACATTAGATCCATTAAAAACACCATCTGACAATGCACAACGCTATTTCCAAAAGTATCAAAAAGCAAAAAATTCAGTTGTTGTTGTAGAAGAACAAATCGAAAAAACAAATGAAGAAATTCTTTATTTTGATAGCTTACTTCAACAAATGGAAGCTGCTTCTTCAAAAGATATTGAAGAAATTCGTGAGGAATTAGCTGAAGAAGGTTATGTGCGCAATCGTAAAACGAAAAACGCAAAGAAAAAGCCTACTAAACCAGTATTAGATAAATATTTAGCAAGTGATGGCACAGAGATTTTCGTTGGTAAAAACAATAAACAAAATGATTATTTAACAACGAAGTTTGCCCGCCGTGATGAAATTTGGTTACATACGAAAGACATACCTGGCTCTCACGTTGTCATTCGTTCTTTAGAGCCTGCTGAAGAAACTTTACTAGAAGCTGCCAAAATTGCTGCCTATTACAGTAAAGCGAAAGAGTCTAGCTCTGTACCTGTTGATTTCACGAAAATACGCCATGTCAAAAAACCGAGTGGTGCAAAACTTGGTTTTGTTACGTACGACAATCAACAAACCGTATATGTAACACCAGATGCTGATATTGTAATGAAATTAAAAGCGTAA
- a CDS encoding YoqO family protein, translating to MREKIGYYGVLVCLLLSVISGQFLNSEWVPVILCIGVLIFAPMYRWNEWKAYSPKKKIVFSIEFVIIISTIPFLLWKGNEIIDGIVMFQGWLFIAKMLYLICILMLVVVVTKIVNEKLFVNE from the coding sequence ATGAGAGAAAAAATAGGATATTATGGTGTGCTAGTTTGTTTACTATTATCAGTTATTTCAGGACAATTTCTTAACAGTGAATGGGTACCAGTTATATTATGTATAGGAGTATTGATTTTTGCTCCTATGTATCGCTGGAATGAATGGAAAGCATATAGCCCCAAAAAGAAAATTGTTTTCAGCATCGAATTTGTCATTATAATCAGCACAATTCCGTTTTTGTTATGGAAAGGAAATGAGATAATAGATGGAATTGTAATGTTTCAAGGGTGGTTGTTTATTGCGAAAATGCTATATTTAATATGCATTTTAATGTTGGTAGTGGTAGTCACTAAAATAGTAAACGAAAAGCTATTCGTTAATGAATAA
- a CDS encoding YbeF family protein, protein MNELIFVLLICPLFIFIVSVIGTCKTKTYYVMPIVTFASFLIIGVIAFTPKFFFWVGMYSIFSFIVSYMTLLFVKGYEVAENAK, encoded by the coding sequence ATGAATGAATTGATTTTCGTCTTATTAATTTGTCCATTATTTATCTTTATCGTATCTGTTATTGGAACATGCAAAACGAAAACGTATTACGTAATGCCGATTGTAACGTTTGCTAGTTTTTTAATAATAGGTGTTATCGCCTTTACTCCAAAATTTTTCTTTTGGGTTGGCATGTATAGCATCTTCTCATTTATTGTTTCTTATATGACGCTATTGTTTGTGAAAGGATATGAGGTTGCTGAAAACGCTAAATAG